The Calothrix sp. PCC 7507 DNA segment ACACAGGCAAAACCCACCTCCGTGGGTTAAGAAATCCTTGATTTATTAGTCCACAGAGGTGGACTTTGTTTGTGTAGCCGCGAATTCTATTCGCCCTGGATCTATCTTGACATGCATGAGCAATGCTGTGCCTCTACCGCGTGGTCTATTTACCTGAAAATTACTGTAAGAGATAATATAAAAATAAGAAATAGGATTATGGATAAGTATGTCTGCTAAAGATGTCTTTCATGAAGTTGTCAAAAAAGCTTTGCAGAAGGATGGTTGGCAGATTACTCATGATCCCCTGCCAATTAGCGTAGGTGGTGTGAATGTCTCTATTGATTTAGCTGCTGAAAAACTCATTGCGGCAGAACGGGAAGGGGAAAAAATTGCTGTGGAAGTCAAAAGTTTTTTGGAGAAATCATCTGCCATCTCAGAATTCCATACAGCATTGGGACAGTTTATCAACTATAGAGGCGCATTAAGGCGAAGACAGCCAGAGCGTGTTTTGTATTTAGCAGTACCTTTGACAACTTATAAAACATTTTTTCAACTTGAATTTCCCCAAGCCATGATTGAAGAGAATCAAGTCAAAATGATTATTTATGATGTAGAGCAAGAGGTGATTTTTAAATGGAAAAACTAGCCCACTATCGCCAGATAGTGCAGCAGATATTAGAGGAGTATAGTCAGCAAAAACCCGCTGATGGCAATATAGATGTTGAGAATATTTTTGATATAAAACGTGATCATTACCAAGTAGTACATGTAGGCTGGGAAGGTCAAGATTGGGTACATAGTTGCATCATCCATATTGATATTAAGGTTGGAAAAATTTGGCTGCAGTGGAAT contains these protein-coding regions:
- a CDS encoding XisH family protein; this translates as MSAKDVFHEVVKKALQKDGWQITHDPLPISVGGVNVSIDLAAEKLIAAEREGEKIAVEVKSFLEKSSAISEFHTALGQFINYRGALRRRQPERVLYLAVPLTTYKTFFQLEFPQAMIEENQVKMIIYDVEQEVIFKWKN
- a CDS encoding XisI protein, whose protein sequence is MEKLAHYRQIVQQILEEYSQQKPADGNIDVENIFDIKRDHYQVVHVGWEGQDWVHSCIIHIDIKVGKIWLQWNGTEDDIAANLVTMGVPKEDIVLGFQSPFMRKFTEYAVG